The window CTGTTAGATCATTAAAATGCATAGATAAATGCATATTCTTTCCCATTTAAAACTGACATTTGAACAACGGAATTGTGAAAGATGGCAATAAATTCATTCGATTTTTCTGTTTGATTAGACAAATGTCAATCTACGTACGCTTACCTGCTAGACGATGGTTTCTCGAACCCAAGCAATACTTAAGTAATCatgttaaatgtaattgtaacttTCTTGACGTCAAAAATTCCTGCTGAAACCTTGAAAAACAATACGTGTAAAAACGTGCACGAGCAGTAAGTATCACGCGCGTCCTCGTTTCTTCTTGTCTGCTTGAGCTATCAGATTACATTTAATCACTGCATTAAATTAACGCACAAAACGAGATATACACACATCCCGATCTTTGTTATGGTGCCTTTATTAGCCTTGTATCAAGCTGTAGGTGCCTATTCACGAAtaaattcaaaacattcaaaCGGAGACGGAAtggttcataaataaataaatatattccccACTCGCCGTCTACTTCCTGGTGTTCATCGGAAAAGAGCTGTTAGCGGATAGCGATGTTTACGGTCGGAACCGACACCGCGCATAATATCGTTTGCGCGCTCGCGCAGATTTGATGGACGtctgttattatatttttactgagCCGTGTAACCGAGAAGATATTTTCACAATCAGTGTCAGACCAGGTGAACACGCGATCTCGTTCAGATTACTATCCTTTTATCTCTATGGTGAGACGAGGCTGTTAACATTGATTCCCAAAAACtagattattttattcaaaacaaaagaGAATATCACATATTGTTCTCGGTTTCTAAGTGTTATTCTTACTGTATTGATGCTCATATCGTGGAAGATTTAAGATCACTGATGGCGTCAAAATCTAGGGTCTCCATTCTGGATTACTTCAACATCGTCTGTGAGGGAGAAAATGGCAAAATTGAGTCAAACTGCAAAGCTTGTGGCACAAGGATTCAGGCTAAACGGACAGTTACTTCCAACTTTGTTACGCATTTAAAGGTaagggttcttttttttttttttaaatgaaaccgtGCTTTGTGTCTAATAACATGACAAATACGAGAGTTTTAACCATATATGCCTTGCCACTATTCAGGGTAATAgagatttaaaatatgaattaaaatggtAATTTCCTGCTCAATatagaaattaataatatatgtttttttaaatgtgctgtgTACGTGCAATTTCTTTCAAGTGAGTTTATAATAAACACATGCCTGAAAATATAATAAGTTCAATAGTCAGAAAGTGTGGGAATCTTTAATATTCTGTTGTTCATGGGTGTTTAGATATACGTTTACATGATCATGTATATTGTGTTCTATATGTAGTTCACCTGTTTATAATTGTCACATTCACAGCGCAAACATCAGGCCATGTATGATGAGTTTGTGAGGAAGAAAGATGTGAAAAGGGAGGCAATGCAGATGTGTACCGGCCCTCCAAGTGGCAGAGTGATCTCTCAAACCAGTGCTGGGATGAACAAGTTTGAGTACAGTGACCCTCGCCAATCCCTAATTTCAGAAGCTATTGCCAAGATGATCATCCGAGACCTGCAACCAGCAAAGATAGTGGAATATGAGGGTTTTCGTGAGCTTCTTCAGCTCCTGGAGCCCCGTTACATTCCGGTACCATGCCATTATATACAACAGCAGCTCCTGCCAGCCTATGTCTCCCAAGTGCAACTAGCTGCCAAACAGGCTTTAAAAGGAGCCGAGTCCTGCAGTGTGACCCTTGACCTGTGGAGAAGCAGCTCTGCAGGTTACAACAGTGGTGCTGGGTTTCTTGGAGTGACTTGCCATTTCATTAACGCAGACTGGCACATCAGATCCACTCTTTTGGCATGCTTACCTCTTCCAGACCACAGCAACACTCAGCAAATGCTCAGCGAGTTTGATGAGATCTCCGAATCACATGGCATGTCTGGAAAAGTGTTTAGAGTCGTCGCAGATCTGTCTCCCTGTGAAAACAGATCTGCTTTTCGTCTTCCTGGGTTCAGTCTCATTGGAAAtggtgaagaagaggaggaagatggTAGCGAAGAAGAGTCTAGTGATGCCAAAGAAACTATTAGTAGCAACGAGAACTGCAAGTCTTTAGATCAGTGTCTTGGTCGAAGTAGGATAGACTGCTTTGCTCGATTGCTAGCTCAGTGTGTTAAGGAAGGAGTTTGCGCTTCCCCTCAGATATCAGTCCCTCTAAACAAAGCAGCCCGCCTGTATAACTACATAATTGCTACAGTGGCTCCTGAAAAACTTGTTCAAGTGTTCAACTCCAGTACCTTAACAAATTGTCTCTCATCCACAGACAAGTGGAACGCTCAGTTAAAAATATTGCGGCAAATGGTGGAGTCAATGGATTTTCTTGAGGACATTGTGGATATAAATGACCTAGTCCTTGGCAACTTAGAAAAAGCAGAGCTACGGGAGCTGGTTGAGGTGTTGGAGCCCTTTGAGGAGGCCTCAGACATGGTCCAAGGAGACAAGCACGTGTCCATCAGCCTAGCTCTGCCTTGTGTGCTAGGTCTGCGCAAGCACCTGGCGGAGGTCGTAACTCACCAGTGCACTGGGATCGTGATGGGATTGTCTCAAGCTCTGGACCGCAGACTGGCAGGCATTCTTGAGGACCCTCTTTATGTAACAGCCACCACCCTGGACCCACAGTTCAAGCTGTCCTGGAGCAGTGACAGCGACTGGCACAAACAGGTGCTGCTGGAAGAGGTTGGAAAGCATACTCGGCCTTTGAGTCCACTAGAACATCACTCAGAGGCCCAGCCATCACCGTCCAAACGCTGCAAGCTGTTCTCTTTCATTAAGCAGAGGCCGACGGCCCAGGCCAAAACTGTGGAGCAGGAGCTGTCCACATATCTCCACGAAGAACCCACAGACGAGGATCCACTACAATACTGGAAACGCAAGTCCATTGATTTCCCTCTGCTCTCACAAGTAGCCAAAAAAGTTTTTACTGTGCCAGCAACAACcacatcagtggaccagatattTAACCTGGTTAGCAAGACACTCAGACCAGAGCAATGCCGACGTCTGCCAAAAAACCTGGACACTCTGATTTACTTGAAGGCTAACTATAGGATACTCTGGTCCTAAACGCAAAGAGAGCTTTAAAGGATTTCCTTTGTACTGATATCAAACCAAACACCTCAAATGCAAATTGGGGATTGTGCCTGATATAATATCtataaaaactatacatttaccccaaaataaacaaaatattgttgtcagcaaaaaaaaaaaaatgttcttttgttatTGTACAAAAGGCTAGACctaaattagataaattaattaGCTATTATAggtaacaatttataataacttttatatttgtcCGTCTGTCTCctaactatttgaaaatgtaatgcgATTTGGTGAAAAAggaaatgaaagttattataaagtgtttacTTATTTACCTATTATGGCACATTATCAGATGCTGGTTGCTTTTATTGCAGACATTTCTAAACATTACGTTCTGTCTACTAACTTTCACCACCCAAAAATGTAATGGGATCAGATAAGTGCAGTGCCCATTGTACCTATCCTTgattaattgttaaatattaacataataattCTCCATCACTATCAGTATTATGTAGAACCCCAGGAAACACACTCTTCTTGCAGCCAAAGGCTTTCTCAGAACACCTTTATGAAATAGAATAGTACATTTCCAGCTTAATTAAACATTACGTTATCACACATTTGGTGTATATTAGTTAGCTTTATATTAATGTAAGGAAAGAATTGCTCAAATAGAGTTACAGTGAGGCTGGGAAGCTTTTTTGTGTGGGTTCTTTGTGTACAAAATCCACCCAATAGAAAAACTGCAGGCAGGTTCTgtacttaaaaataattacatttcaggCCTATGGGGAATCAGAGAATGCTGATGGTGGACTGCAGTCTTGCAAGGCTGAATGGAGAGCAGTCAAGCCAGTGGGATATTAAGAAGAGTTGTTGTGCATTAAGGAACTTTTGTTGTGAAAAAGACTTTTCCATTTCATTAAAAAGTGTTTGTTATCAAACCTGACTTTTTGTCCTGTCATAACTGCATACAATAATATGCCAAGGGTTTAgcaatttcactgtttttacaaCACAATCACTGATGTGAGTGTTTGCATTTACAGTTATAACTACAGCACTTTTGTGCTAAGGTTGTGGATCGCAACAGTAGAGATTATGCATGCTTGTATTCTGATCATGTGGTGAAGAAAATAGTAAAAGGACATTCAATCAATAAACTCAATTTCAAACAGATTTATGTGTAAGGCGAGGCGGCACTGCTGCAGTGCAGATATAATGaacatttgtgagtgtgtgtacgtgGGATGTGAAGCCTGATTTCAGTTTCCCATTCAATCGCAGAGGGACTACAGTATCATATTCTGGGTAacattgtatttgcaattgcgtaTTCTGTTTGTGCACACGTCATTTGCAATgtctgccaaatttcaaatggaaaagcaaagtccaTTTGACATTTCATTTTTCAACATTCATGCAGAAATGGCCGAGCCATATTGAAACAGCGATAGCAGTGGCTCCTATTGCAATTTCATTTCCTCATTGTCACATTCAGTCTTGCCAAACATCAAAAGAAATTGCAGTCCTGCTCTCAACTGCAATCTCTATCTATGTCAGTCAGTTGCTGTGGATGTGATGTGTAGCTGTGTTTGTGTGATAAATTGGTCAGTTTCattatgaaaataacatttatcacTGGTAAGGGGTGTGACAATGCAATGTCCATTGTAAATAGAAATGACCTCCTTGTTATCCCAGCTAAACTATGAATGTAACATGTTAGATTTGTCCACAATAGgctgaaacattttaattcatttaatgacTTTATTTGCTATTGTGCATAACACATATAGCATAAATCCAAAATCCTTTAATGGGTAACACCAAGTACATACTGACATACTGATATTCACTAACTGAATAAATTAACCAGCAATTAAAAACTCAAACATTAACACAAAGTTATACAAATAGTAAGAATCATTTTACTAGTATGTTTCTCATTCCAACTCTGACAGTTAATAATTCTCAATCATCTAATTATCTAGGGGAGActttaaaacaatgaaattatcccaaatattttgttttcttgagTAGATGTCGATGTCATGCATGCAGTTACAACCCTAAAGGTGCAGTAGGAGATCTTGTAAAATGCTAGCTAGAAGTCGCATTTCCTCTGCTGCAACTTTACCcaggactttgggctggtactttgcgtgtttccaccgcaggaaccaggatctaaataaagttcagtgtaaaaaaaaaattgccccccagaaagtccctgctccaaggtagtactttttcaaaggtccGGAAATTTCGGGGGGCGGGACTTAAGCGCTGAGCATGCTGATTGGTTTTCATTGTGATTGgattattttcaaaattttactgttatcatgtcatgaaatgtagtttttaaagtatttcaggcgataatgttgttgtttaaaacttaaatatgtggtttatttataaagacagcgcctatttaaaaatgtgtttcactgaTTTCGGAgacgatcagcgggagctcagtgatcttCTGACATGTACCGCTGGCTCTGaggtctctttagtggttaaacataaaatatatttcgtTTTggataaatctaacaggtaatctttggtctttattcacttaatctattaatatggtcaaatgaaaataaaaagaggcaatactctttttatataatattttgttttattgtaatgtaggctatataggcctacacttttccctgaactacatttctgcagctgttattatgtttaaatgaaaacgaaaggaggcagtggtatacATATTTCatcttattgtaaatataaagtgaggaaaattgcagtagccaagggaagctgactgatgttatcaagtacgccgctgttgaaagtgaagtgaagtgacattcagccaagtatggtgacccatacatgcatttaacccatccgaaatgcacacacacagagcagtgaacacacacacacacactgtgagcacacacccggagcagtgggcagccatttatgctgcggcgcccggggagcagttgggggttcgatgccttgctcaaggacacctaagtcgtggtattgaaggtggagagagaactgtacatgcactccccccacccacaattccgtccggcccgagactagaacccacaaccctttgattgggagtccaaccctctaaccattaggccacgacttccccacaaccTGGTAAttctgtttgcagaattaccggatttgcgtcATCTTGTCCACCTGAGTCCAACTCGCAAAGTCCGAACTACTGAGGATGAAATTCCAAAACTGcgcactttgtattgagaaatgcggGCTGACCtatgtcaccagactatttgcctgaTATTCATGgtaccgcggtggaaacgcagaaggcaacaggtctggggggaaaaaagtttctGGTACAActgttctgggtaatttcggtggaaacgcggcattagcctgatagcactgaaagcgaacgtcccaccctccctgcaatcgcCAACCAGAGTCGTGCCCCCTGAATGCATATACATTCAAAGACCAGGATACCAGAGAtaacattactacaataggctacaATCAGctgttcccaattccagtcctcgtCAAAAGCTTGAATGTCATTTTGtgaattaaaaatctaaatttaaagtTTTCTTACATGAATGCATCATTTCACTTTAGAAGGCTATTAACACCCTGGAGCCATGTGGAgtagttttatgatggatggatccagttttttaggcttcaaaaacgGGCATTATAAAGGGCCATTATACagtttggaagagccaggacaattttaaatATACGGCAATTGTGTTTATCTGAAAGCGGATTGTCAGACATGCCTAGGttgtcctgagggtgagtaaatcataggctaattttcatttgtgtgtgaacTATGCCTTTGAGAGTCACATTTAGCTGTATTTTGCCATTATACAATCAATCAAGTtgagatattatatatttaaaatatcaccCTGCTTAGGTATATGTATAACGTTATATGAGGATGAAGATATAAAGGCAACAATGTAGTTACATTTGGTgacaaaataaacagcatttgagatttactataaattatatatcacttaagtgtactgtatgtatgcggataaagttggatatataacatatattatcCAACTTTACAGATAGACATATAATACAGTTTACATTTTGAGAAGATATAAACAATCACGCAGCTCAGATTTTGTTAGAGAAGTGGGAATGCAACTACTCTTATGATTGGTGCACTATACTGTATATGATAAACTATATAAACTACCAGTACGTTTTCCTTCAATTTTTATTGTGATGGATGAACCAGATCATCAGCCAAAAGATGAAAACTGGACACATTTGCagaattaaacaatatatttatatttttttgtggaataaCACTGCCTGTTTCACATACCGTTTTTAAAAATAGTCTGCAGTACATAGTGTATACTGCCCAGTAAGCTGGTATCCTGAACATTGGCAAAACCATTGGACTTTCCCTAGTTTCCCAGCTCTGGCAGAGGTTCAAGAATGTGTAAAAAAGCTGGCAGGGAACTAGTAACACAGTACTAATTATTCAAAATGGTAGAGTGGGGGCATCAGCACTCTGTACAGGAATCTAACCTTAAAAAACACCATATTTCACATCTGTTATCTTCTTCAGAGTGGCCCAGTTCTTCATCACAGCATCTTAAGTGTCTGTAAACGGTAACACAGTTTGCTCACGGGTCAGGGagtgcaaaacataaaataaaaatacaaaatagattCTTCAGGGACTGGCCAGCGCCATGCTGACCTTTAGACCAACCTGATGTGAGGGTAGTAAAGGACTAAACTGAACTATGGCATTCACTATGTGAAGAGACGGAGTCTTTCTGAACACTCTGCCAAACTATGGTTATTAATAAACTGCCTGTTGTTGGTGTGTGAACAGCAATAATATCCTGATCAAAAGGAGAGGGAAATCTGATGAATCTGGGTTATATGCCATTGAGTGTCAATCCTAATTACATATTTGAAATTGAGCAAAAAGAAAATGGCTCCTTGATGCACCCCGTTGAACAAAATGGGGCAGTGACATGTTTGAACAATGAATGCATAAcaacccccaaccccccccccccattatactttgttctttttttagcaTGGAAACAAGAGAGCAGGTGCCCTTCAGTCCCCCTCCCTCTCTGAGCAGCTCCTGTTTGTGACAGAGTTATCTTTATCTTCATCTTTAACTCTAAGACTTAGGAACATATTCATGCTGTCATCTCTCTGACTCACGAACTAAATCAACAGCAGCCTTCACACACTCACAGCTAGCAGACTCATTTCACTGCACAGCTAAGTCATGGCGGACAGAAAGGAC is drawn from Carassius auratus strain Wakin unplaced genomic scaffold, ASM336829v1 scaf_tig00215416, whole genome shotgun sequence and contains these coding sequences:
- the LOC113094778 gene encoding zinc finger BED domain-containing protein 4-like, translating into MASKSRVSILDYFNIVCEGENGKIESNCKACGTRIQAKRTVTSNFVTHLKRKHQAMYDEFVRKKDVKREAMQMCTGPPSGRVISQTSAGMNKFEYSDPRQSLISEAIAKMIIRDLQPAKIVEYEGFRELLQLLEPRYIPVPCHYIQQQLLPAYVSQVQLAAKQALKGAESCSVTLDLWRSSSAGYNSGAGFLGVTCHFINADWHIRSTLLACLPLPDHSNTQQMLSEFDEISESHGMSGKVFRVVADLSPCENRSAFRLPGFSLIGNGEEEEEDGSEEESSDAKETISSNENCKSLDQCLGRSRIDCFARLLAQCVKEGVCASPQISVPLNKAARLYNYIIATVAPEKLVQVFNSSTLTNCLSSTDKWNAQLKILRQMVESMDFLEDIVDINDLVLGNLEKAELRELVEVLEPFEEASDMVQGDKHVSISLALPCVLGLRKHLAEVVTHQCTGIVMGLSQALDRRLAGILEDPLYVTATTLDPQFKLSWSSDSDWHKQVLLEEVGKHTRPLSPLEHHSEAQPSPSKRCKLFSFIKQRPTAQAKTVEQELSTYLHEEPTDEDPLQYWKRKSIDFPLLSQVAKKVFTVPATTTSVDQIFNLVSKTLRPEQCRRLPKNLDTLIYLKANYRILWS